A single region of the Vicia villosa cultivar HV-30 ecotype Madison, WI unplaced genomic scaffold, Vvil1.0 ctg.001801F_1_1, whole genome shotgun sequence genome encodes:
- the LOC131636652 gene encoding uncharacterized protein LOC131636652 produces MVLTSISTPSSSFLSDSPSTSTSNSTLFRNTTFPSFLVGFPKPPFSNATLRLKPLSSSASSTQQDNGSPERFLKNNSIADFMRFKKGIDGATGVLQTAVVSYKRKLPWSILNPFVKVDLISTIHIADEEYFLALQKELESYDCVLYEMVASRETLANMRNPINRLKGSHSRGFTILGCIQRQMAEILRLDFQLDCLNYQSENFQHADLDYETFRLLQDAKGESFFSFAKKMTLKSTKAMLQPSIREDLDPWRSKLLWAARVLPMPLVGLFLIGSVCANVESPVSEYPEIEALSRLDFSGAMKIFLAKRLTSELTQATADIEEKSVIIGERNRVAIDALRTALDNGNNRIAILYGGGHMPDLGRRLREEFDLIPSGVEWITAWSIRKRKLNTRSLPFLKTMAKASGWPLNRYQTLALLIFSSVLALDLWFWELFFGTTVDWVTEVASEVNQYVGNSKMI; encoded by the exons ATGGTGTTAACTTCAATTTCAACACCATCTTCTTCATTCCTCTCCGATTCTCCTTCAACTTCCACTTCCAATTCCACTCTCTTCAGAAACACAACCTTCCCTTCCTTCCTTGTTGGATTCCCAAAACCTCCCTTTTCAAATGCAACCCTCAGACTCAAACCCTTGTCTTCTTCCGCTTCATCCACTCAACAAGACAATGGGTCGCCGGAACGGTTTCTTAAGAACAATTCCATTGCGGATTTCATGCGGTTCAAGAAAGGGATTGATGGTGCTACTGGTGTCTTGCAAACTGCTGTTGTTAGCTATAAGAGGAAGTTACCTTGGTCCATTTTGAACCCTTTTGTTAAG gttGATTTGATTTCAACAATTCATATAGCTGATGAAGA GTATTTTCTGGCCCTCCAAAAGGAGCTCGAATCCTATGATTGCGTTCTGTATGAAATGGTAGCTAGCAGGGAAACTTTAGCGAATATGAGAAACCCTATAAACAGGTTAAAAGGATCACACTCTAGGGGTTTTACCATTTTGGGATGCATTCAAAGACAAATGGCTGAAATTCTCAGGCTTGATTTCCAATTAGATTGTCTCAATTACCAGTCTGAAAATTTTCAACATGCGGATCTTGACTATGAAACCTTCCGATTACTCCAG GATGCAAAAGGTGaaagtttcttttcttttgcaaAAAAGATGACTCTTAAATCTACAAAGGCGATGTTGCAACCTTCAATTCGAGAAGATCTTGATCCGTGGAGATCCAAGCTTTTATGGGCTGCACGTGTACTTCCTATGCCGCTAGTTGGCCTTTTTCTCATCGGAAGCGTCTGTGCAAATGTGGAAAGTCCAGTATCTGAATATCCTGAAATTGAGGCATTGTCAAGACTTGATTTTAGTGGCGCCATGAAGATCTTCCTTGCAAAAAGACTAACATCCGA GTTGACACAAGCTACAGCAGATATAGAAGAGAAATCAGTTATAATTGGCGAGCGAAACCGAGTTGCAATCGATGCCCTCAGAACGGCACTGGACAACGGAAACAATAGAATTGCCATACTTTACGGGGGTGGCCACATGCCGGATCTCGGGAGGAGATTGAGGGAGGAGTTCGATTTAATCCCGTCCGGCGTGGAGTGGATAACAGCATGGTCCATAAGGAAAAGAAAACTTAATACAAGATCACTTCCATTTCTGAAGACAATGGCCAAGGCTTCAGGTTGGCCGTTGAATCGCTATCAGACACTAGCGTTGCTCATCTTTTCGTCCGTGTTGGCGTTGGATCTGTGGTTTTGGGAGCTTTTCTTCGGCACCACAGTGGACTGGGTCACTGAGGTAGCCTCAGAAGTTAATCAGTATGTTGGTAATTCAAAAATGATATGA